The uncultured Carboxylicivirga sp. genomic interval GTATTTTAGCAGCCCCTTCCCTGTTGGTTGCCGATTCCATTTTATGCGGAATAAAAATTACCACATCCGTTTTATTATCCAGTAATCTATCAATTGCATCTTCTTTGCTCACCGCCAGATCTTCCAATTGAAAAAATGGCGAAGCATCCAATTTACTAATGAGCAATCGTGATGTGCTCGAAAGGTCATGATCAGCCACCGTTACACTGATATTTTTCATATCCATAGTAGCTGCATTCACCAACACAATCAACTGAACCAATGGCAAAACAAATATGAGAGGTAACATGGTTCTGTTTCGAAAAACCTGCAAAAACTCTTTTTGTAATATAGCTAGTAGTATTCTCATGACCTATTGTAATCTAATTTTGAATTTGCGAACACTCAATGAGATGAAAAACACAGCAAAACCAATCAAAATCAGTGTTTCTTTCCATATATAATGCAAACCACCGCCTTTCAGCATAATGGTTTTAACAATGATAATAAACCATTTGGGAGGTATTATATTACTCAAGATACGAAGTGGTAGTGGCATATTTTCAACCGGAAAAATAAAACCCGAGAGCAATATAACCGGGAGCATTAGCGCAAACATACTCATAAACATAGCCACCATTTGATTTTTAGCTACGGTTGATATTAGTATACCTAACGACAAGGCCAAAATGGTAAATAACAAACACTCGAGCAACAACAAAGCAACACTTCCTTTAACCGGAACGCCAAAAACAAAATATCCGAGAGCGATGATTGAAACTGCATTAATCAAGGCCATCATTACATAAGGAGTTACTTTACCAAGTATGATTTGCAACGGTTTAAGCGGTGATATTAATAACACCTCCATTGAGCCAAACTCCTTTTCGCGGGTGATAGAAATGCTAGTCATCATAGCCGAAACCAACATCAGTATCATAGCCATAATACCCGGAATTGACATATATACTCCATCAAGGTTTTCGTTATAAAACATACGAACTTCGGGCTGAATACCAACAACGTTACCAGTGCTGGTGTAAGAGGTAAAAATTCCTTCAGCAAATTGAGACAGCATACGAGCCTGATTTGGATCAGATGCATCGCACACCAACTGCACATTAGCTTTCCCATATTTTTCGAGGTTCGTACTAAAATTAGGCTCGTAAACCACAACCATTTTAACGCGCTGTTTATTAAAAGCTGGTTCAATTTCTGCCTCATCATTTAAATAGGCATTGGCATTAAAATAACCCGACGATAATAGTTTTTGAGTTAATTCACGCGTAACCTCATCTTTCGATTTATCTAAAATAGCAATCGAAGCATCCTTGATTTCAGTAGTAATGGCGAAACCAAATATGAGGATTTGCGCTATCGGCATGATAAATAAAATAAGCATGGTACGATAGTCGCGGAATATATGTAGAAACTCTTTCTTTACAAATGCTATAAACCGATTCATAGGTTTTGTTTTAGGCTTAATTAATATCCATATAGTTCTTAAGTTATAAGGCAGAAGACAGTAGTATATTCCGTATAAATAGAAAAGACAACCACTTTAAATTTAACTACATAAACTTCAACTATTTCATCTAAATTCTAATGATCTATTGATCTACTCATCTAACAGTCTATCAGACTAGTATCTCACTTTCTATTTATCTTGCCAAAGCCAGAAAAACATCATTCATACTTGCTGCATTATACTGCCGTTTTAATTCGGCCGGAGTATCCAAAGCATCAATGCGTCCGTCAACCATAATGGTTACACGATCGCAATATTCGGCTTCGTCCATATAATGAGTAGTTACAAAAACAGTTATTCCATTATTAGCAGCTTCGTAAATCATTTCCCAAAACTGACGTCGTGTTATAGGATCAACACCTCCTGTTGGTTCATCTAAAAAAACTATCGAGGGCTGATGCAAAATAGCCACACTAAAAGCCAGTTTTTGTTTCCAACCAAGCGACAAGGTTGAAACCAAACGTTTTCGCTCATTCCACAATTGAAGCTTATGTAGAAGCATTTCTCCACGTTCTTTAAATTGCTTAGTAGGAATTCCATAAACAGTAGCGAAAAAGCGCATGTTTTCCCAAACGCTTAAATCCTCGAACAACGAGAATTTCTGACTCATATAACCAATTCGCTTTTTGACTTCTTCAGGTTTATGTGCCACATCAAATCCGGCTACTTCTACTTTACCCGATGTTGGAGACGACAATCCGCATAAAATTCGCATTGCTGTTGTTTTACCAGCTCCGTTGGCTCCTAAAAAACCAAATATTTCACCTTTATCAACATGGAAATTCAAATGATCATTAGCCACAAAATGACCAAATTTCTTCACCAGATTTTCAACTGTAATCACTTTCTCTTTTTCCATTTCAATCTTTGGTTTGAGTTAAAGCAATAAAACAATCTTCAATATCGGGTTTAATGATTTCAACCTTATTGACAGATAATTCACTGGCATTTAAATAGTCTTCGATATGCGAAACCTTAACATCGGATCTTTTATCCAGGTAATGAATATACTCGCCAAAAGGATACACGTTTTTACAATACTGCCATTGACGCAAAGTCTGCAAAGCCTGATAGTTATTGTCAGCACCAATAGCGAACAAATCAGAGGTAAAATCAGCTACAATATCAGAAGGAGGTGCAACTGCATGTATCTTTCCGTTTTGCATCAAAGCTACTCTATCGCACAATCCGGCTTCATCCATATAAGGAGTAGAAACCACAATGGTTATTCCTTTCTCTTTCAGTTTCTGAAGCATCTCCCAAAACTCACGGCGCGAAACAGCATCGACCCCTGTGGTTGGTTCATCTAACAATAACAAACGTGGTTTATGAATTAAAGCACACGACAATGCCAGTTTTTGCTTCATCCCTCCCGACAACTTGCCCGCTGGTCTGTTCTTAAAAGGCTCAATTTGCTTGTATATATCTTCAATCAGATGATAATTCTCTTGGATGGTAGTGCCAAATACGGTGGCGAAAAACTTCAGATTCTCTTCGATGGTTAAATCGTAATACAGTGAGAATTTTCCTGGCATATAACCAATTATCTGACGGACTTTTCGATATTGTTTTACCGGATCCAATCCAAACAAATTAATGGTTCCCTCATCCGGAATAAGCAACGAATTCAGCATACGAAACAGCGTTGTTTTTCCGGCGCCATCAGGACCAATAAAGCCAAACAACTCACCTTCTTCGATGCACAACGACACGTCATTAACGGCATGCACATCGTCAAATGATTTATGTATGTTTTTAAATTCAATCATCTTAAAACTTCACTTCGCCAGGCATTCCTATTTTTACTCTACCATCATTTTCGATGGCAACCTTTATGGCATAAACCAAATCTACACGCTCTTCTTTGGTTTGCACAATTTTAGGCGTAAACTCAGCCAATGATGAAATCCACGATATAGTGCCATTCATGGTCTGGTTCGAATCTTCTGATTTATCAAAACGAACTACCACTTTTTGGCCTATTTTAATATTTGGCAGTTGACTACCCGAAACAAAAGCACGCAAATACATCTGGTTTAAATCAGCAACTTTAATAACCGGCTTTCCCATCACTGCAATTTCACCTTGCTCAACAAATTTTTGTAACACCGTTCCATCAGAAGGCATAATAAGCGAACATCGCCTCAACTGATCTTCTATTTCGGTAAGTTGAGCATCGGTTACAGCCACCTCGGCATTGATACTTTCAATCTGTGCTCTATAACCAATCAATTGCTTATCCATCACCTGCTCCTGCCCTTGAAGATCATCCAATTGCTTTATAGTAGCTGCGTTTTCTTTGTACATATTACTTACTCGCTGAAGATCTTTCTTCACCACCTCTTTCTGAGCATTTAGTACACCCATCGAAGCTTTTACCTGATCAATTTTACTAAGAGCAGCTTTTCGCGATGCAAATAACTGATTGCGTTTTATTGTAAGTTGAACAGTATCAATCAAGGCAATTAAATCGCCTTGTTTCAATTGCTGCCCTTCATCAACTTTTAACCGAAGAACCCTTCCGCTTACCTCCGAACTAATTAATTTATCTGTAGCTTCAAAATTTCCATAAGCATCCGAAGCATCATCACCATTACTACAGGCACTTGCAAGTAATACAACTACCATAATTAATGCGTATTTTATTTTCATAGGATGGTCTTTATTAATTCTGTTTTATTCCTAATTCTTGCAATTCTATTCGTGCTTTACTTTTCTCTATCAGATGAATTTCTTTGGCTAATCGCGACATGCTTTCAGCATTAAATTCTTTTATATAATCGGCCGCAGTTACTGTTCCATTGTTCATTTGCGACTGTCGGGCTTCTGTAATTTTCTGACGCAAAGCGATAATAGCATCATCTTTTTCTAAAACTTTATCCAACTTTCTAATGCGCGACTCTATCTCTTTTTCTGCCAGTGAAAGATTCTTGGTAAAAGTGGCTTCCTGGGTTTGAACACTCTGCGATTGTAATTGAATGATTTGCTTTTCGTTTGACGTTGATTTCCAATCCCAGATATTCCATTTTAAAGTGACTCCTACCATATAAAAAGTAGCTAATTCATCTTTCAACATATTATAACCTGGATTACCGTAACCAACCTGTCCAAAGCCTGCAATAACAGGTATTCGTTGCCGACCTTTAAGATATTCGTAATCACTCAATTGATTTTGTTGAGCCTCAAATAAAGTATACTCGGGTCGCAATCCATTATTCATAGCCACAGGAACCATCCATTCTTGATCAATAGTAAAATCCTTACCGGTTAGCTCCACTAATATCTCAATGGCAGCCTTCTCTCCCTCCTCTAAAGCATACTTATCTTGTTCAACCTTTAGCAACTCAACTTCGAATAAATCAGCTTCGCTTTGCAAAATTGCCCCATTTTCAACAGCAACTTTCATCTCGCTCAGGCGTTTTTGCAATATCTCCTGAGAATAATTTAATTGCTTTTGTTGTTCTTTTAATGTCAGCAAAAGAAAATAACTATCAATCACCTTTGTTCGAAGCGAATACAATTGTACCTCTACATTTAACTTGTCAGTTGCTTTTTTACTCTCTTCAAAATGCTTGGCAGCTTTTGTCATTCCTCCATCGTAAATTGTTTGCTGTAAATCGACATAGGCTTTATACTGCTGTTTAGGAGCTTGCGGAATTTCCAATCCTGGCATAGGCGAATCCAAACCGGGTACATCATTTTGCCAACTGTACTTCAGCGAAGCATCCAACTTTGGGTAGTAATTTGCATTTAACGACTTCAACTTAAGATCGAGCTGTTTATCCAGATTTTCGAAATCAGTTATGAGCGGATAATTCTCTCGGGTAAGTTGCAGACATTCATCCAAAGTAACTGTTTGGGCTTTTGTAAGTACACCTACCAAAACTAGAATCAATAAAAGTAAAATTCTCATATTATTCGGGTTTGATAAAATAACATTGTTTAACGATATCCATTACCGAGGTTTTACGTTTTTGAATAAATTGATCCCATGCCTCAGCATCATTATTCATTAACAAACGAATCATCAAAGGTCTGGCTGCAAACGGGAAAACACATAGTGATATAATATTTACCATCATTTCTTGT includes:
- a CDS encoding ABC transporter permease, with protein sequence MNRFIAFVKKEFLHIFRDYRTMLILFIMPIAQILIFGFAITTEIKDASIAILDKSKDEVTRELTQKLLSSGYFNANAYLNDEAEIEPAFNKQRVKMVVVYEPNFSTNLEKYGKANVQLVCDASDPNQARMLSQFAEGIFTSYTSTGNVVGIQPEVRMFYNENLDGVYMSIPGIMAMILMLVSAMMTSISITREKEFGSMEVLLISPLKPLQIILGKVTPYVMMALINAVSIIALGYFVFGVPVKGSVALLLLECLLFTILALSLGILISTVAKNQMVAMFMSMFALMLPVILLSGFIFPVENMPLPLRILSNIIPPKWFIIIVKTIMLKGGGLHYIWKETLILIGFAVFFISLSVRKFKIRLQ
- a CDS encoding ABC transporter ATP-binding protein, which produces MEKEKVITVENLVKKFGHFVANDHLNFHVDKGEIFGFLGANGAGKTTAMRILCGLSSPTSGKVEVAGFDVAHKPEEVKKRIGYMSQKFSLFEDLSVWENMRFFATVYGIPTKQFKERGEMLLHKLQLWNERKRLVSTLSLGWKQKLAFSVAILHQPSIVFLDEPTGGVDPITRRQFWEMIYEAANNGITVFVTTHYMDEAEYCDRVTIMVDGRIDALDTPAELKRQYNAASMNDVFLALAR
- a CDS encoding ABC transporter ATP-binding protein; protein product: MIEFKNIHKSFDDVHAVNDVSLCIEEGELFGFIGPDGAGKTTLFRMLNSLLIPDEGTINLFGLDPVKQYRKVRQIIGYMPGKFSLYYDLTIEENLKFFATVFGTTIQENYHLIEDIYKQIEPFKNRPAGKLSGGMKQKLALSCALIHKPRLLLLDEPTTGVDAVSRREFWEMLQKLKEKGITIVVSTPYMDEAGLCDRVALMQNGKIHAVAPPSDIVADFTSDLFAIGADNNYQALQTLRQWQYCKNVYPFGEYIHYLDKRSDVKVSHIEDYLNASELSVNKVEIIKPDIEDCFIALTQTKD
- a CDS encoding HlyD family efflux transporter periplasmic adaptor subunit yields the protein MKIKYALIMVVVLLASACSNGDDASDAYGNFEATDKLISSEVSGRVLRLKVDEGQQLKQGDLIALIDTVQLTIKRNQLFASRKAALSKIDQVKASMGVLNAQKEVVKKDLQRVSNMYKENAATIKQLDDLQGQEQVMDKQLIGYRAQIESINAEVAVTDAQLTEIEDQLRRCSLIMPSDGTVLQKFVEQGEIAVMGKPVIKVADLNQMYLRAFVSGSQLPNIKIGQKVVVRFDKSEDSNQTMNGTISWISSLAEFTPKIVQTKEERVDLVYAIKVAIENDGRVKIGMPGEVKF
- a CDS encoding TolC family protein codes for the protein MRILLLLILVLVGVLTKAQTVTLDECLQLTRENYPLITDFENLDKQLDLKLKSLNANYYPKLDASLKYSWQNDVPGLDSPMPGLEIPQAPKQQYKAYVDLQQTIYDGGMTKAAKHFEESKKATDKLNVEVQLYSLRTKVIDSYFLLLTLKEQQKQLNYSQEILQKRLSEMKVAVENGAILQSEADLFEVELLKVEQDKYALEEGEKAAIEILVELTGKDFTIDQEWMVPVAMNNGLRPEYTLFEAQQNQLSDYEYLKGRQRIPVIAGFGQVGYGNPGYNMLKDELATFYMVGVTLKWNIWDWKSTSNEKQIIQLQSQSVQTQEATFTKNLSLAEKEIESRIRKLDKVLEKDDAIIALRQKITEARQSQMNNGTVTAADYIKEFNAESMSRLAKEIHLIEKSKARIELQELGIKQN